From a region of the Paenibacillus sp. R14(2021) genome:
- a CDS encoding YecA family protein: protein MDLDLEKEMLQLNVNNAIKGTVVTSLKGILARLTKDRLNFIAANCALAGRSKLKKQELADALYERITNAVQVRSTFLTAETQEWEFVNRLLQAPYIQDNAVFADAYLFLMDKGLVFSFLEQDKLFFVMPEEVKAAYKQLDQKSFREERGVSQLVLRYTEAAANLYGICPVQKLIEIINDQNGSSLTEEQFNRIRLSVTDKVLTWDVQRGFLFSDGLDGESLDDYEAFLESVKDKPYYIPPKEELLRYAEIDYFEMTPQLEALKGYIMQQLGKGERLAEAIVDDIQLVCSMEEPLSVIMEEFENRKIRLSKKQLQDIMPLIINVNNTTRMWSNRGFTPAELRPAPSPSTNTGNVVQFPSASSKIGRNEPCPCGSGKKHKKCCL, encoded by the coding sequence ATGGATTTGGATTTGGAAAAAGAGATGCTGCAGCTGAACGTGAACAATGCGATCAAAGGAACAGTCGTGACGAGTTTAAAGGGTATCCTTGCACGGCTGACAAAAGATCGGTTGAATTTCATTGCTGCAAATTGCGCGCTTGCGGGACGCTCCAAGCTGAAGAAGCAGGAGCTCGCGGATGCGCTTTACGAGCGAATTACGAATGCAGTTCAAGTACGGTCGACTTTCCTTACGGCCGAGACGCAGGAGTGGGAGTTTGTGAACCGGCTTCTCCAAGCTCCGTATATTCAGGATAATGCTGTATTTGCCGATGCCTACTTGTTTTTGATGGATAAAGGCTTGGTGTTCAGCTTCCTGGAACAGGACAAGCTGTTCTTTGTCATGCCGGAGGAAGTCAAGGCTGCGTACAAGCAGCTGGATCAGAAATCGTTCCGTGAAGAACGCGGTGTAAGCCAGCTGGTGCTGCGATATACAGAAGCAGCGGCTAATCTGTACGGTATCTGCCCTGTGCAGAAGCTTATTGAGATTATCAACGATCAGAATGGCAGCAGCTTGACGGAGGAGCAGTTCAATCGGATCCGCCTATCCGTCACGGATAAGGTGCTGACCTGGGATGTTCAGCGCGGGTTTCTATTTAGCGATGGCTTAGATGGAGAAAGCCTGGACGACTACGAGGCGTTCTTAGAGAGCGTAAAGGACAAGCCGTACTACATTCCGCCTAAGGAAGAGCTGCTGCGGTATGCGGAGATCGATTATTTCGAGATGACGCCTCAGCTCGAGGCATTGAAGGGCTATATCATGCAGCAGTTGGGCAAAGGAGAGCGGTTAGCTGAAGCGATCGTGGATGATATCCAGCTTGTATGCTCGATGGAAGAGCCGCTTAGCGTCATCATGGAAGAGTTTGAGAACCGCAAGATTCGCTTGAGCAAGAAGCAGCTGCAAGATATTATGCCGCTCATTATTAATGTGAACAACACGACGAGAATGTGGTCCAATCGCGGCTTTACGCCTGCTGAGCTAAGGCCGGCGCCGAGTCCGAGTACGAATACTGGCAACGTCGTTCAATTCCCGTCGGCATCCTCGAAAATCGGTAGAAACGAACCGTGCCCATGCGGGAGCGGGAAAAAGCACAAAAAGTGCTGCCTGTAG
- a CDS encoding stalk domain-containing protein, with the protein MRNGRVKRSVKQGLLIAACALSVWTVTAGTTSAKADANTASIAMKWKQSIGPFIPTTPVKGQNGQLYMTGLSAPYLDGRSDNLTAWNEDGSRLWTVPLEDALFPPTIGNDGTLYAADGGLLAIDAERGTLKWEFSLPGIRLSGQPVLHEGNLYVTDLEGGRLYVIDAQGHRLWDVTIAKPSNRLSPIALDADGNSYVVSTDLTMDDIQPGSGAVPPVPPMFHSILHAFDKEGAPLWQLKLDGLEPINEAPSITPDNDIIVGKNSLFVVSREGKLKWSSSLHMVSSPSDLTIWNRSIYYTYYDTVHVLSFAGREQQSFRAGGNVQGRLLISPRNGAAYGWLEKGELGAWSMTGTQRLLYKPSSSGRVVTKASVIADEAGMLYTGYAAVQKDGTTEGFIIAFEERMSDKAASSADIAIYLDQDKLALQAKPEQFQGRLFVPMREIFTGLGATLNYDARTKIIQAAKGKTRLTYKIGELRADINGRTVQLDVPGKVIGSRTLVPLRFVSEAFGYAVIWDAPSNAIKIVTQSQ; encoded by the coding sequence ATGAGAAACGGAAGAGTAAAGAGAAGCGTTAAGCAAGGGCTGCTTATTGCTGCATGCGCATTATCCGTATGGACTGTAACGGCAGGTACGACCAGTGCGAAGGCTGACGCCAACACAGCTTCGATCGCCATGAAGTGGAAGCAGTCGATTGGGCCTTTCATCCCGACGACCCCCGTTAAGGGTCAGAATGGCCAACTTTACATGACAGGCTTGAGCGCCCCGTATCTGGATGGCCGGAGCGACAACCTGACCGCATGGAATGAAGATGGCAGCCGGCTGTGGACGGTCCCTTTGGAGGACGCGTTATTTCCTCCGACTATCGGAAACGACGGCACGCTGTATGCTGCAGACGGAGGATTGCTGGCCATCGATGCTGAACGAGGAACACTAAAATGGGAGTTTTCCTTGCCGGGCATCCGCTTGTCAGGACAGCCCGTGCTGCATGAAGGCAACCTTTATGTGACGGACCTTGAGGGGGGAAGGCTATATGTGATCGATGCCCAAGGCCATAGGCTATGGGACGTGACAATTGCGAAGCCTTCTAACCGGCTGTCGCCGATTGCTTTAGATGCAGATGGGAATTCCTATGTCGTGAGCACGGACCTGACCATGGATGACATTCAGCCGGGTTCGGGCGCTGTACCTCCCGTTCCGCCAATGTTCCATTCGATCCTTCATGCCTTCGACAAGGAAGGCGCGCCTCTCTGGCAATTGAAGCTGGACGGTCTGGAGCCGATAAATGAAGCGCCGTCGATTACACCGGACAATGATATTATTGTCGGCAAGAATTCATTATTCGTCGTCTCGCGGGAAGGTAAGCTGAAATGGAGCTCGTCGCTGCATATGGTATCGAGCCCAAGCGATTTAACGATATGGAATCGTTCGATTTATTACACGTACTATGACACTGTCCACGTGCTGAGCTTTGCGGGGCGAGAGCAGCAGTCCTTCCGTGCAGGCGGGAACGTACAGGGACGATTACTGATATCTCCCAGAAACGGTGCTGCTTATGGCTGGCTGGAAAAGGGCGAGCTTGGTGCTTGGAGCATGACCGGGACCCAGCGGCTTTTGTATAAGCCATCGTCTTCGGGGAGAGTCGTTACGAAAGCGTCGGTTATTGCGGATGAAGCGGGTATGCTCTATACCGGATATGCGGCTGTTCAGAAGGACGGGACAACGGAAGGATTCATCATAGCATTCGAGGAGCGGATGTCCGATAAGGCTGCAAGCAGCGCAGACATTGCCATTTATTTGGACCAGGACAAACTGGCACTGCAAGCGAAGCCGGAACAATTTCAAGGCAGATTATTTGTGCCGATGCGCGAGATTTTCACCGGTCTAGGGGCAACGTTGAACTATGATGCACGAACGAAGATCATCCAGGCTGCGAAAGGCAAGACGCGTTTGACCTACAAAATTGGGGAGCTCCGTGCGGACATTAACGGCCGGACAGTCCAATTAGATGTGCCAGGAAAGGTGATCGGCAGCCGAACGCTGGTGCCGCTGCGCTTCGTTAGCGAAGCATTCGGTTATGCCGTCATCTGGGATGCACCGTCGAATGCGATCAAGATTGTCACGCAAAGCCAGTGA
- a CDS encoding carbohydrate ABC transporter permease: MVRNTTLGSRTFEIANIIVLGLLLISCIYPLWYTFCVSISDKSAANAGLVTIYPIGFSLTPYKEIINDSLFFNAFWISIQRTVLGTSFSLLMTVLMAYPLARPKKDFKMRNTFMWILVFCMLFNGGLIPWYLTIQNYHLINTIWALVLGGGVPVFDVILIMNFFRNLPKELNEAAVVDGAGPWSILFRVYIPCSIPVLAAVALFLSVYHWNEFFNGLVLMNTADKYPLQTYIQQLVVNIPVGTSLTPEQYKKLSELSNRTLNSAKVFIAMVPMLMVYPFLQRYFVSGIMLGAVKE, from the coding sequence TTGGTCAGAAATACAACGTTAGGCTCACGGACGTTTGAAATTGCCAATATCATCGTCCTCGGCCTCCTGCTTATTAGCTGTATCTACCCGCTGTGGTACACGTTCTGTGTATCGATCTCCGACAAGTCCGCCGCTAATGCAGGCTTGGTTACCATTTATCCCATCGGCTTCTCCCTGACGCCGTATAAGGAAATTATCAACGACAGCTTATTCTTTAACGCGTTCTGGATTTCCATCCAGCGCACCGTGCTCGGCACATCATTCTCCTTGCTGATGACGGTATTAATGGCTTACCCGCTGGCAAGGCCTAAGAAAGATTTCAAAATGCGCAATACGTTCATGTGGATCCTTGTCTTCTGTATGCTGTTTAACGGGGGATTGATCCCGTGGTACCTCACCATTCAAAACTATCATCTGATCAATACGATCTGGGCGTTAGTGCTCGGCGGAGGCGTACCGGTATTCGACGTGATCCTGATCATGAACTTCTTCCGCAATCTGCCGAAGGAGCTGAATGAGGCGGCAGTAGTCGACGGTGCCGGTCCTTGGTCGATCTTGTTCCGGGTGTATATCCCATGTTCCATCCCGGTGCTTGCTGCAGTGGCGTTGTTCCTTAGCGTATATCACTGGAACGAGTTCTTTAACGGATTGGTGCTGATGAACACAGCGGATAAATATCCGCTCCAAACCTATATCCAGCAGCTTGTCGTCAACATTCCGGTCGGAACCAGTCTGACTCCCGAACAATATAAGAAGCTGTCGGAGCTGTCTAACCGGACACTGAATTCGGCCAAGGTGTTTATCGCAATGGTGCCGATGCTGATGGTATACCCTTTTCTGCAAAGGTACTTCGTATCCGGCATTATGCTGGGTGCCGTGAAGGAGTAA
- a CDS encoding sugar ABC transporter permease: MRKLGHQKHYYLMLLPGMVWLVMFSIVPMFGILMAFQNYNPGTGLFKSEWVGLENFKYMFQLNDSKTVIINTFIIAVGKIVFNLIVPLIFAILLNELRSLRYKKLVQTVVYLPHFLSWVIMSTIVIGIFGYYGVVNTVIGMFGFDPKLFMADAGIFRQLIIGSDVWKEFGYNAIIYLAALTGINLNLYEAAAIDGANRWQLIRHVTMPALTTTVVLLGVLSLGNVLNAGFDQVYNLYNPLVYSTGDILDTWVYRLGLQNLQFSLATAAGLFKSVISFVLIFISYRLAYRYADYTVF, encoded by the coding sequence ATGAGAAAATTGGGCCATCAGAAGCATTATTATTTGATGCTGCTGCCGGGTATGGTCTGGCTTGTGATGTTCAGTATTGTGCCTATGTTCGGAATTCTGATGGCATTTCAGAATTATAATCCAGGAACGGGACTGTTCAAGTCCGAGTGGGTCGGGCTGGAAAACTTCAAGTATATGTTTCAGCTGAATGACAGCAAGACGGTTATCATCAATACCTTTATCATCGCTGTCGGCAAAATCGTGTTTAATTTGATCGTGCCGCTCATATTTGCCATTCTGCTCAACGAGCTTCGCAGCTTGCGCTACAAGAAGCTGGTACAGACCGTTGTATACCTGCCGCACTTTCTGTCGTGGGTTATTATGTCGACGATTGTAATCGGAATTTTCGGCTATTATGGCGTTGTGAATACGGTTATTGGTATGTTTGGCTTCGATCCCAAACTATTTATGGCGGATGCCGGTATATTCCGGCAATTGATTATCGGCAGCGACGTGTGGAAGGAGTTCGGCTATAACGCAATTATCTATCTTGCGGCGCTGACAGGCATCAATCTTAATCTGTATGAGGCGGCCGCCATTGACGGCGCTAACCGCTGGCAGCTGATCAGGCACGTCACGATGCCTGCGCTGACAACTACGGTTGTTTTGCTTGGCGTCTTGAGTCTAGGCAACGTGCTGAACGCCGGATTCGACCAAGTGTATAACCTGTATAACCCGCTTGTGTATTCAACCGGAGATATTTTGGATACATGGGTATACCGGCTGGGCTTGCAAAATCTTCAGTTCTCGCTGGCGACGGCTGCTGGGTTGTTCAAGTCGGTCATTAGCTTTGTGCTGATTTTCATATCCTATCGTCTGGCGTATCGCTATGCCGATTACACGGTATTCTGA
- a CDS encoding peptidylprolyl isomerase, giving the protein MNEGRGSIIFRRVGITVLVIVGLTLAAGAGAYAATKMTLIVDGQKSNAEPVSKKGVTYVSLRAVAEMFGANVSYNSSSHSVVVTSKSIKPPLGDDGNEVVGSVNGVFIMKNQLYEAMAAAGGEQMMNNLIQEELVKQEAQKKGIVITDKEVDAEITKIKKRFPSEADFEAALQQSGITLEDLKKQIPMQLRIFKLLEPRVKVTDEEVKKYFEQNKETFGQPEQVRASHILVSTKVEADDIMKQLKAGADFAKLAKERSIDVGSKNAGGDLGFFGKGEMVPEFEKAAFSLKVGELSEPIKTEYGYHIIKVTGHKEAKIATLEEKKAEIRDLILQQKVTELSAAWLEELKSKAQITNTLKVK; this is encoded by the coding sequence ATGAATGAAGGTAGAGGCAGCATCATATTTCGTAGAGTAGGAATAACTGTACTAGTCATAGTGGGTCTGACTCTCGCGGCAGGCGCAGGAGCCTACGCCGCAACGAAAATGACCTTGATAGTAGATGGTCAGAAGTCGAATGCAGAACCTGTATCAAAAAAAGGTGTTACCTACGTATCTCTACGTGCTGTCGCCGAGATGTTCGGTGCAAACGTCAGCTACAATTCCTCATCGCATTCGGTCGTTGTTACTAGCAAATCAATAAAGCCTCCACTCGGCGATGACGGCAATGAAGTTGTGGGTTCGGTTAATGGCGTGTTCATTATGAAAAACCAGCTGTATGAGGCAATGGCTGCAGCTGGCGGGGAGCAAATGATGAACAACCTGATTCAAGAAGAGCTTGTTAAGCAAGAGGCACAAAAGAAAGGGATTGTTATCACCGACAAAGAGGTGGACGCGGAAATCACGAAAATCAAGAAGCGGTTCCCGTCTGAAGCAGATTTTGAAGCAGCTTTGCAGCAATCGGGCATAACACTTGAAGATTTGAAGAAACAGATCCCGATGCAGCTTCGCATTTTCAAACTCTTGGAGCCGCGCGTGAAAGTGACTGACGAAGAAGTTAAAAAATATTTCGAGCAAAATAAAGAAACCTTCGGTCAGCCTGAGCAGGTGAGAGCTTCGCATATTTTGGTTTCGACGAAAGTAGAAGCTGACGATATTATGAAGCAGCTAAAGGCAGGTGCGGATTTTGCGAAGCTGGCGAAAGAAAGATCAATTGATGTGGGCAGTAAGAATGCCGGCGGCGACCTTGGTTTCTTCGGCAAGGGGGAAATGGTCCCTGAGTTTGAGAAAGCAGCGTTCTCTCTTAAAGTCGGCGAACTGAGTGAACCGATAAAGACGGAGTATGGCTACCACATCATTAAAGTGACAGGTCACAAGGAAGCGAAAATAGCGACCCTTGAAGAGAAGAAAGCAGAAATCCGGGACCTGATTCTTCAACAGAAGGTTACTGAGCTTTCTGCTGCGTGGCTGGAAGAATTGAAGTCCAAGGCTCAAATTACAAATACGCTTAAAGTAAAGTAA
- a CDS encoding extracellular solute-binding protein — MKKNVATLLSVVLLGLSLTACSSNNNSSNNVKASSNSGSNATTPALSGDDLAFSKFPKPVDVHIGMVVDPTDKTLPEGDSVGNNPYTRYLKDKYNINVIVDWTAATGNDFKQKVSLTIASGKLPDGMVVDDRSFMTKAASSGLLYDITDIFNQYQSSQVKDIMASTDGRALENASYKGKMVALPNITVDTDGVHVLWIRKDWLDKLKLPVPKTVSDIEKTARAFIDNKLGGDKTIGIAGPSKNSFPYSTFLVSSNNMGGFDPIFGAEDAYPGYWLDNGDGSVSYGTTSDNTKKTLALLADWYKKGLIDPEVGTRDNVGDPINANQTGIFFGPWWNGGYGNGDSFKNDPTANWQAYPVYSDDNKWNSHMKTTGSTYTVISKNAKPDVVKAIMIMNNALVRDEATFDLSVNVGWYPLRNVMAAANETEYEYTELLKVLKGETKPEDYNKPNSLYKLMYADAKKVKDVVKPPYDELNVGNFSTANFGDFQRLYSLLIGDRPFTTIPIDKKVFSVTYNQTATMETKWANLKKMEDETVMKIILGQAPIDSFDQFVKDWKSQGGDEITAEVAELLKK, encoded by the coding sequence ATGAAAAAGAATGTCGCAACGCTGCTTTCCGTCGTATTGCTTGGTCTAAGTTTGACAGCATGTTCTTCTAACAATAATTCATCGAATAATGTGAAAGCGTCTTCAAATTCAGGATCGAACGCCACAACCCCGGCACTATCGGGAGATGATCTGGCTTTCTCCAAATTTCCGAAGCCTGTCGATGTTCACATCGGCATGGTGGTGGATCCGACGGACAAAACGCTGCCGGAAGGCGACAGCGTAGGCAACAACCCGTACACGCGTTATCTCAAGGACAAGTACAACATCAACGTAATTGTCGATTGGACCGCGGCTACCGGTAACGATTTCAAGCAGAAGGTCAGCTTGACGATCGCATCGGGCAAGCTGCCTGACGGTATGGTCGTCGACGACCGTTCCTTCATGACCAAAGCGGCCAGCTCGGGCTTGTTGTACGATATCACCGATATTTTCAATCAATATCAATCCTCGCAGGTGAAGGACATTATGGCGAGCACCGACGGCCGTGCGTTGGAGAATGCCAGCTACAAAGGTAAAATGGTCGCGCTTCCAAACATTACGGTGGATACCGACGGCGTTCACGTCCTATGGATTCGCAAGGATTGGCTGGATAAGTTGAAGCTGCCTGTACCGAAGACGGTGTCGGATATCGAGAAGACGGCGAGAGCGTTTATTGATAACAAGCTTGGCGGGGACAAAACGATCGGTATCGCCGGTCCTTCCAAAAACTCGTTCCCTTATTCGACCTTCCTCGTTTCCTCCAACAATATGGGAGGCTTTGATCCGATTTTTGGCGCAGAGGATGCATACCCGGGCTACTGGCTCGACAATGGCGACGGATCGGTATCGTACGGAACGACGTCGGACAATACGAAGAAAACGTTGGCTTTGCTCGCTGACTGGTACAAGAAAGGACTTATTGACCCAGAGGTGGGCACCCGTGACAACGTAGGGGATCCGATCAATGCGAATCAAACGGGGATTTTCTTCGGTCCATGGTGGAATGGCGGCTACGGCAACGGGGACTCCTTCAAGAACGATCCGACTGCGAACTGGCAGGCCTATCCGGTCTATTCCGACGATAACAAGTGGAATTCGCATATGAAGACAACTGGCAGCACCTACACCGTTATTAGCAAGAACGCTAAGCCGGATGTCGTCAAGGCCATCATGATTATGAATAACGCGCTTGTGCGCGATGAAGCGACCTTTGATTTGTCGGTTAATGTGGGCTGGTATCCGCTTCGCAACGTTATGGCCGCGGCCAACGAGACGGAATACGAGTATACGGAGCTTCTGAAAGTCTTGAAGGGCGAGACCAAGCCTGAGGATTACAATAAGCCGAACAGCTTATACAAGCTGATGTATGCAGATGCGAAAAAGGTGAAGGACGTCGTTAAACCTCCATACGACGAATTGAATGTCGGCAACTTCAGCACGGCTAACTTCGGCGACTTCCAGCGCCTATATTCACTCCTGATTGGCGATCGTCCGTTCACGACGATTCCAATTGATAAGAAGGTCTTCAGCGTCACCTACAACCAGACCGCGACCATGGAGACGAAATGGGCGAACCTGAAGAAGATGGAGGATGAGACCGTTATGAAAATCATCCTGGGTCAAGCGCCGATCGACTCCTTCGACCAATTCGTGAAGGACTGGAAATCGCAAGGCGGAGATGAGATCACGGCGGAAGTCGCAGAACTCTTGAAGAAGTAA
- a CDS encoding response regulator, with the protein MIRVLIVDDDKLARKGLISIMPWSSHDMIVVGEAANGAKALEFMERHEVDLMFVDLSMPVMSGMELLQVTRQRFPRLRSVILSFHEEFENVQTAYRMGVLDYISKVRLESEDDEQILKRIQQQMTGEMPHRSAAKTPASAPASPAPEPNIRSQEEEEWLRLEQEWRAHYWLYNESVFQRLCKQTVEAKVSFRRLEGLFMRVLSQMETVIALDAELRSDADNVRSAVEWLRDYRKRVYTQVAASTDFTNTTTSILKAVLFIREQASNTLHAEEVADHVHMSRSYFSQCFKKLTGSTFNDYLRQERMRAAERLLCETNQSIAWVAHAVGYNDSKYFSQLFYEQTRLLPSEFRAQFHKGDE; encoded by the coding sequence TTGATTCGCGTATTAATTGTTGACGATGACAAGCTTGCGCGCAAAGGCTTGATCTCGATTATGCCCTGGTCGAGCCACGATATGATTGTTGTTGGAGAAGCGGCGAACGGCGCGAAGGCGCTCGAGTTTATGGAAAGGCATGAGGTGGATCTCATGTTCGTGGATCTCTCGATGCCCGTCATGTCGGGAATGGAGCTGCTTCAAGTCACGAGACAACGTTTTCCGAGGCTGCGCTCCGTTATCTTATCGTTTCACGAAGAGTTTGAGAATGTGCAGACGGCTTATCGCATGGGGGTTCTCGATTATATATCCAAGGTGCGGCTGGAATCCGAGGATGACGAGCAAATATTGAAACGAATCCAGCAGCAGATGACTGGCGAAATGCCGCATCGTAGTGCAGCCAAGACTCCTGCGTCAGCGCCGGCTTCTCCTGCCCCCGAGCCGAATATCCGCTCACAGGAGGAAGAAGAGTGGTTAAGGCTGGAGCAAGAGTGGCGCGCTCACTACTGGCTGTATAATGAATCGGTCTTCCAGCGCTTATGCAAACAAACCGTAGAAGCTAAGGTTTCCTTTCGCCGTCTGGAAGGGCTGTTTATGCGCGTGCTTTCGCAAATGGAGACGGTGATCGCCCTGGATGCCGAGCTCCGGTCAGATGCAGATAACGTTCGATCGGCGGTTGAATGGCTGCGCGATTACAGGAAACGCGTGTATACGCAGGTTGCGGCATCCACCGATTTCACCAATACGACGACAAGTATTCTAAAGGCGGTATTGTTCATTCGCGAGCAGGCTTCGAATACGCTGCATGCCGAGGAAGTCGCTGATCATGTGCACATGAGCCGAAGCTATTTTAGCCAATGCTTTAAGAAGCTGACAGGTTCGACGTTTAATGATTACTTAAGGCAAGAGCGGATGAGAGCCGCCGAGCGTCTGCTTTGCGAGACCAATCAGTCGATCGCATGGGTGGCTCATGCTGTCGGGTACAATGATTCCAAGTATTTCTCTCAGCTCTTCTATGAACAGACCCGTCTCTTGCCCTCCGAATTCCGTGCCCAATTCCATAAGGGGGATGAATGA
- a CDS encoding sensor histidine kinase: MLRNQFGFSSLRKRIMVFLTVGLVGCAILMASVSYNAIYTMQHDKIKTSMAFDLYQQTTKLNQMYNNLLQVTQQMTPEGTVGNLMESYISAKDAYSQRLLSRDIAYNIGLITFSNPAMELVMYYHTASAQASYSNLPLRGDFTLPSLPDVAGMGELKYQSPHKSLCRFSDDQVVSVTREVKFSDGTQLVVYVEAKSDISSDMNSLTESLNMPYALVFTDTAGLVTYSSNSSAFAAGQRLELSGQSGVTDGYVWNRMTGDYGYGITLLLPVSYYNHELYTWKNHMYWILAIALLMMFMLTLLLRRLINGPFLLIEREMRTFGKGYMGTSQYRTGIDEFDRIFDQFNIMKRQIQQLILDVEQKEKRRHQLEIEKLAYQINPHFLMNTLNSVRWLAVMHKQAEIEKFVSSLIILLNYNLGKSEETSTFRSEIEVMRTYLELQQMRHDFEVQLDVKEGAYLDSPVARFILQPIVENAVCHGLDDNGKLEIRISSDETAQMVRIIIRDDGKGLSHETLALLQRDTPDQQQTGWGIGLRYVRSMLESFYGHKARMGIESTPNQGTTVTLDLPFLQHRKERTI, encoded by the coding sequence ATGCTGCGTAATCAATTTGGTTTTTCTTCGCTCCGCAAACGAATTATGGTGTTTCTGACCGTTGGCTTAGTGGGATGCGCCATCTTAATGGCATCGGTCTCCTACAATGCGATCTACACGATGCAGCACGATAAAATCAAGACCTCGATGGCGTTTGATCTGTACCAGCAAACGACAAAGCTCAATCAAATGTACAATAACCTGCTTCAGGTTACACAGCAGATGACGCCGGAGGGCACGGTGGGGAACCTGATGGAGTCCTATATCTCTGCCAAGGACGCCTATAGTCAGCGGCTTCTCTCTCGCGATATTGCTTACAATATTGGATTAATTACGTTTTCGAACCCGGCTATGGAGCTGGTGATGTATTATCATACCGCAAGCGCACAGGCTTCTTATTCGAATTTACCGCTGCGCGGAGACTTCACGCTGCCATCTTTGCCGGATGTCGCCGGTATGGGGGAGCTGAAATACCAGTCCCCGCATAAATCGTTATGCCGATTCAGCGATGATCAGGTGGTGTCGGTGACGCGGGAAGTTAAATTTTCGGACGGAACGCAGCTGGTCGTTTATGTCGAAGCTAAGTCCGACATTTCCTCAGATATGAATTCGCTTACAGAGAGCTTAAACATGCCCTATGCGCTTGTTTTCACCGATACGGCGGGCTTGGTGACCTATAGCAGCAATTCTTCGGCTTTCGCTGCCGGCCAACGACTCGAGCTAAGCGGGCAATCGGGCGTGACGGACGGTTATGTTTGGAACCGAATGACAGGCGATTACGGCTACGGCATCACGCTGCTTCTTCCCGTCTCCTACTACAATCACGAGCTCTATACATGGAAGAACCATATGTATTGGATTCTCGCCATTGCCCTCCTGATGATGTTTATGCTCACGCTGCTCTTGAGGCGGCTCATTAACGGGCCATTTCTATTGATTGAGCGGGAAATGAGGACGTTTGGCAAGGGATACATGGGCACCAGCCAATATCGTACGGGGATCGATGAGTTTGACCGGATATTCGATCAGTTCAATATTATGAAACGGCAAATTCAGCAGCTGATTTTGGATGTGGAGCAGAAGGAAAAGCGCCGGCATCAGCTGGAGATCGAGAAGCTTGCCTACCAGATCAACCCGCATTTTCTGATGAATACACTCAATTCGGTACGCTGGCTGGCGGTTATGCATAAGCAGGCGGAGATTGAGAAATTCGTATCGTCATTAATTATTTTACTTAACTATAATTTGGGCAAATCAGAGGAAACGTCTACCTTCAGGTCGGAAATAGAGGTCATGCGAACGTATCTGGAGCTGCAGCAGATGCGGCATGATTTTGAGGTGCAGCTGGACGTGAAGGAAGGGGCCTATCTGGATAGCCCGGTCGCGAGGTTCATTCTGCAGCCCATCGTGGAGAATGCCGTCTGTCACGGTCTTGACGATAACGGCAAGCTGGAAATACGCATTTCTTCGGATGAAACGGCGCAGATGGTGCGCATCATCATCCGCGACGATGGCAAAGGGCTGAGTCACGAGACGCTGGCCTTGCTGCAGCGCGACACGCCGGACCAGCAGCAGACGGGATGGGGAATCGGGCTTCGTTATGTTCGATCCATGCTGGAATCATTTTATGGCCATAAAGCCCGTATGGGTATAGAGAGCACGCCGAATCAAGGCACAACGGTTACGTTAGACCTTCCTTTTCTTCAGCATCGAAAGGAGAGAACGATTTGA